The Molothrus ater isolate BHLD 08-10-18 breed brown headed cowbird chromosome 18, BPBGC_Mater_1.1, whole genome shotgun sequence genome window below encodes:
- the GCN1 gene encoding LOW QUALITY PROTEIN: eIF-2-alpha kinase activator GCN1 (The sequence of the model RefSeq protein was modified relative to this genomic sequence to represent the inferred CDS: deleted 1 base in 1 codon), with the protein MAADTQISDTLKRFAVKVTTASVKERREILSELGKCISGKDLPEGAVKGLCKLFCLTLHRYRDAASRRALQLALQQLAESQPEATARNLLHSLQSSGIGGRAAVPSKSSGSAALLALSWTCLLVRTVFPTPDKRQGETWKKLVEVQCLLLLEVLGGSHKQAVDGAVKKLNRLWKENQDLVDQYLSVILGLEPNQSYAAMLGLVMQFCTAQKEMDIIKRYKSALLDFYLKTILMSKTKPQKHVLDSCSPLLRYVSHAEFKDSVLPTLQKSLLRSPENVTETISCLLVSVNLDLSQYALDIVKGLASHLKSNSVQLMDEAVVALKNLARQCSDPSAVESLGRHLFAILGGSEGKLTVVAQKMSVLSGIGSLSHHVVSGPSSQALSATVAELFIPFLQQEVHEGTLVHAVSVLALWCARFTTEVPKKLVEWLKKAFSLKTSTSAVRHAYLQCMLASFKGDTLLQGMDLLPMLIQTVEKAASQSTQVPMVTEGVAAALLICRMSVIEGQTESKLSGFWQLILDEKKQIFTSEKFLQSASEEAMCTVLQLTERLLLDHAQRLPESKVQQYHRALVAVLLSRTWHVRRQAQQTVKKLLSSLGGYKLAYGLLEELKVVLSSHKILPHEVLVTEAGELSELGRTYIPPRVLHEALCVISSVAGLDVDSFEPEKLALEMLLVSHHPSVVAVQPGLWPALLIKMKIDPKDFITKHLNDILPRITTYTLENQSSMNAVGSLSLLLPGRVLPQLISTITASMENPALCQVTREEFAIMKTPEGELYDKSIIQSAQQDSMKKANMKRENKAYSFKEQIIELELKEEIKKKKGIKDEVQLTSKQKELMRAQLEREAQIRKRLKELDNELETALGLLDTVLKKKPPGLTQYIPGLISSFLPLFRSPLAAPRIKKPFLSLASCVMPARLKTFGTLVSHVTLRLMKPECELDESWCQEELPTALNRVVSLLHAHTIPSRTSKGEPGAAPLSAPAFSLVFPLLKTVMTETPHNSEDKEEFLVKILQILTVHAQLRSSGNGQSLLVDENGPELLPRRDMLVLLTRVIGTGSPRLQVLASEALTALCASSSGEDGCAYAEQEEIDVLLQALQSPCMNVRDAALRGLMELQMVLPTPDSDEKNGLNLLRRLWVVKFDVEDEIQKLAERLWESMGLELQPDLCSLLIKDVIYHEEAVRQAGAEALSRAVAQYRKQAAEVMSKLTEIYQEKLYRPPPVLDALGRVISESPPDQWEARCGIALALNKLSEHLDSSQVKPLFQFFVPDALNDRSPEVRKCMLDAALSTLNTHGKDNVNSLLPVFEEFLKNAPNDASYDAVRQSVVILMGSLAKHLDKSDPKVKPIVGKLIAALSTPSQQVQESVASCLPPLVPAIKEDAGGMIQKLMQLLLESDKYAERKGAAYGLAGLVKGLGILSLKQQEMMTTLTDAIQDKKNFRRREGALFAFEMLCSMLGKLFEPYVVHVLPHLLLCFGDGNQYVREAADDCAKAVMSNLSTHGVKLVLPSLLAALEEESWRTKAGSVELLGAMAYCAPKQLSSCLPNIVPKLTEVLTDSHVKVQNAGQQALRQIGSVIRNPEILAIAPVLLDALTDPSRKTQKCLQTLLDTKFVHFIDAPSLALIMPIVQRAFQDRSTDTRKMAAQIIGNMYSLTDQKDLAPYLPSVTPGLKASLLDPVPEVRTVSAKALGAMVKGMGESCFEDLLPWLMETLTYEQSSVDRSGAAQGLAEVMAGLGVEKLEKLMPEIVATASKVDIAPHVRDGYIMMFNYLPITFGDKFTPYVGPIIPCILKALADENEFVRDTALRAGQRIISMYAETAIALLLPQLEDGLFDDLWRIRFSSVQLLGDLLFHISGVTGKMTTETASEDDNFGTAQSNKAIINALGVERRNRVLAGLYMGRSDTQLVVRQASLHVWKIVVSNTPRTLREILPTLFGLLLKFLASTCADKRTVAARTLGDLVRKLGEKILPEIIPILEDGLRSDKSDERQGVCIGLSEIMKSTSRDAVLLFSESLVPTVRKALCDPLEEVREAAAKTFEQLHSTIGHQALEDILPFLLKQLDNEETADFAVDGLKQVMAVKSRVVLPYLVPKLTTPPVNTRVLAFLSSVAGDALTRHLSVILPAMMSALKEKLGTSEEQLEMANCQSVILSVEDDVGQRIITEDLLEATRSPELGMRQAAAVMLNIYCSKTKADYTGHPRSLVSGLIRLFNDTNPVVLNESWDALNSITKKLDAGNQLALIEDLHRDIRIVGNEAKGEHVPGFCIPKKGVTSILVVLREGVLTGNPEQKEEAAKALGLVIKLTSAEALKPSVVSITGPLIRILGDRFSWNVKVALLETLSLLLAKVEIALKPFLPQLQTTFTKALQDSNRAVRLKAADALGKLIVIHVKVDPLFTELLNGIRSSDDSAIRDTMLQALRFVTRGAGAKVDAAIRKNISTVLLGMLGHDEDATRMASAGCLAELCAFLSEDELSNVLYQHLLADVSGIDWMVRHGRSLALSVAVNVAPGKLCSPKYYSSVQEMIFSNATADRIPIAVSGIRGMGFLMKYHMEEGGNLPPKLSSLFIKCLQNSSSDIKLVAEKMIWWANKSHLPPLDTQTIKPILKALLDNTKDKNTSVRAYSDQAIVNLLKMRAGEEVLESVSKILDAASLELLNESCRRSLWKLAGQADSEEQIDDTILT; encoded by the exons ATGGCGGCCGACACGCAG ATTTCTGACACATTGAAGCGGTTTGCAGTGAAAGTAACTACAGCCAGCgtgaaggagaggagagagatcCTCAGTGAGCtgggaaaatgcatttctgggAAAG ATCTCCCAGAAGGTGCAGTGAAAGGCCTTTGCAAACTCTTCTGCCTTACTCTGCATAGATACCG GGACGCGGCGTCCCgcagggccctgcagctggccctgcagcagctcgCAGAGTCCCAGCCTGAGGCCACGGCCAGGAACCTGCTGCACTCACTGCAGTCCTCAGGGATCGGcggcagggctgcagtgcccag TAAGAGCAGTggatctgcagctctgctggcactcTCCTGGACATGCCTGCTTGTACGCACAGTCTTTCCAACACCTGACAAGAGACAGggagaaacatggaaaaaactG GTGGAGGTTCAGTGTTTGCTCCTTTTGGAAGTCCTGGGAGGCTCTCACAAGCAGGCAGTGGATGGGGCTGTGAAGAAATTGAACAGGCTGTGGAAAGAG AACCAGGATCTGGTGGATCAGTACCTATCTGTCATTCTTGGGCTTGAACCAAACCAGAGTTATGCTGCAATGCTGGGACTTGTGATGCAGTTTTGCACAGCCCAGAAGGAGATGGATATTATTAAACGATACAAG agtgCTCTCCTGGATTTCTACTTGAAGACCATCCTTATGAGCAAGACAAAGCCTCAGAAGCATGTGCTG GACAGCTGTTCTCCGCTCCTTCGCTACGTGTCCCACGCTGAATTCAAGGACTCTGTTTTGCCAACTCTGCAGAAATCCCTGCTGCGGAGCCCTGAGAATGTAACTGAAA CAATCTCTTGCTTGCTCGTATCTGTGAACCTGGATCTTAGCCAGTATGCTCTAGACATTGTCAAAGGACTGGCCA GTCATTTGAAATCCAACAGTGTGCAGCTGATGGATGAAGCAGTTGTGGCATTAAAGAACTTGGCTCGGCAGTGCAGCGATCCTTCAGCTGTGGAGTCTCTGGGCAGGCACCTTTTTGCCATCTTAGGGG GCTCAGAGGGGAAGCTGACAGTTGTTGCTCAGAAGATGAGTGTCCTTTCAG GGATTGGCAGCCTTAGTCACCATGTAGTATCTGGACCCTCCAGCCAAGCTCTGAGTGCAACTGTGGCTGAGCTTTTCATCCCTTTCCTGCAACAAGAAG TCCATGAAGGCACATTGGTCCATGCAGTCTCTGTCCTGGCTCTTTGGTGTGCTCGGTTCACCACAGAAGTTCCTAAGAAGCTGGTGGAATGGCTAAAGAAAGCCTTCAGCCTTAAAACCTCGACTTCAGCAGTGAGACATGCCTACCTGCAGTGCATGCTAGCCTCCTTCAAAG GTGACACATTATTGCAGGGAATGGACTTGCTGCCAATGCTGATCCAGACAGTAGAAAAAGCAGCATCTCAAAGTACTCAGGTTCCCATGGTAACTGAAGGAGTTGCTGCAGCTTTGTTGATCTGCAGGATGTCTGTAATTGAGGGACAAACTG AGTCTAAGCTGAGTGGTTTTTGGCAGCTGATTTTGgatgagaaaaaacaaatttttacGTCTGAGAAGTTTTTGCAGTCTGCATCAGAGGAAG CCATGtgcacagtgctgcagctgaCAGAGCGCCTGCTCCTGGATCATGCACAGCGGCTGCCTGAAAGCAAAGTTCA GCAGTACCACCGTGCCCTGGTGGCCGTGCTGCTGAGCCGCACCTGGCACGTCCGCAGGCAGGCCCAGCAAACAGTGAAGAAGCTCCTGTCCTCCCTGGGGGGGTACAAGCTGGCCTATGGGCTCTTGGAGGAACTCAAAGTGGTTCTCAGTTCTCATAAG ATTCTGCCTCACGAGGTGCTGGTgacagaggcaggagagctgtcGGAGCTGGGAAGGACATACATTCCCCCTCGTGTGCTGCATGAGGCCCTCTGTGTCATCTCCAGTGTGGCAGGGCTTGATGTGGACTCCTTTGAGCCAGAGAAGCTGgccctggagatgctgctggtgaGCCATCATCCATCTGTAG TGGCAGTGCAGCCAGGACTTTGGCCAGCCCTCCTCATCAAGATGAAGATAGATCCTAAAGACTTCATTACCAAACACCTGAATGACATTTTACCCAGGATCACCACCTACACTCTGGAGAACCAG TCATCGATGAATGCAGTGGGgtctctctccctgcttttaCCTGGCAGAGTGCTCCCACAGCTCATCAGCACTATCACAGCATCAATGGAGaatccagctctgtgccaggttACTCGAGAGGAATTTGCCATTATGAAGACACCCGAGGGAGAACTGTATGACAAATCTATAATACAGAG TGCTCAACAGGATAGTATGAAAAAGGCTAACATGAAGAGGGAGAACAAAGCTTATTCCTTCAAGGAACAAATCATTgagctggagctgaaggag GAGataaagaagaagaagggaatAAAGGATGAGGTGCAGCTGACGAGCAAGCAGAAGGAGCTGATGCGTGCACAGCTGGAAAGGGAGGCTCAGATAAGGAAACGGCTGAAGGAG CTTGATAATGAGCTGGAAACAGCTCTAGGACTCCTGGAcactgttttaaagaaaaagcctCCTGGTCTCACTCAGTACATCCCTGGTCTCATCAGTTCCTTCTTGCCACTTTTTCGATCTCCTTTGGCTGCTCCAAGGATTAAGaagccttttctttccttggctTCCTGTGTCATGCCTGCTCGACTGAAAACCTTTG GTACCCTGGTAAGCCATGTGACCTTGCGCCTGATGAAACCAGAGTGTGAGTTGGATGAATCCTGGTGTCAGGAAGAGCTGCCTACTGCTCTGAACAGAGTGGTCAGTTTGCTGCATGCCCACACCATTCCCAGCCGAACCAGCAAGGGAGAGCCAG gTGCTGCCCCACTATCAGCTCCAGCATTTTCCTTAGTCTTTCCTCTCCTGAAGACAGTTATGACTGAGACACCCCATAACAGCGAAGACAAGGAGGAGTTCCTGGTCAAGATTCTGCAGATTCTTACAGTCCATGCCCAGCTGAGATCATCAGGGAATGGCCAGTCTTTGTTGGTGGATGAG AATGGCCCAGAGTTGCTGCCCCGCCGGGACATGCTAGTTCTGCTGACCCGGGTGATAGGAACAGGTTCTCCACGGTTACAG GTGCTGGCCTCGGAGGCGCTGACGGCGCTGTGCGCGAGCAGCAGCGGGGAGGACGGCTGTGCCTACGCCGAGCAGGAGGAGATCGATGtgctcctgcaggccctgcagtCTCCCTGCATGAACGTTCGAGATGCAGCTCTCAGG ggactgatggagctACAAATGGTTCTACCAACCCCAGACAGCGATGAGAAGAATGGATTGAACCTGCTGCGTCGCCTCTGGGTAGTAAAGTTTGATGTTGAAGATGAGATTCAGAAGCTGGCAGAGAG gctgtgggagTCCATGggtctggagctgcagcctgaccTGTGTTCCCTGCTGATCAAAGATGTCATCTACCATGAAGAGGCAGTGCgacaggcaggggctgaggctctTTCCAGAGCTGTAGCTCAGTACCGAAAGCAAGCAGCAGAGGTCATGAGCAAGCTCACAGAGATCTACCAGGAAAAGCTCTAT agGCCACCTCCAGTTTTGGATGCTTTGGGACGAGTGATATCTGAATCACCGCCTGACCAGTGGGAAGCAAG GTGTGGCATAGCACTGGCCCTTAACAAGCTCTCAGAGCATCTGGACAGTTCTCAGGTGAAGcccctctttcagttttttGTGCCGGATGCTCTGAATGATCGCAGTCCTGAGGTCAGGAAGTGCATGTTGGATGCAGCTCTTTCAACACTCAACACTCATGGCAAA gacaATGTTAACTCTCTCTTGCCAGTGTTTGAAGAATTCCTGAAAAATGCTCCTAATGATGCCAGTTATGATGCTGTCAGGCAAAGCGTGGTCATTCTGATGGGGTCACTGGCAAAACATCTGGACAAGAGTGACCCTAAAGTGAAACCAATTGTTGGCAAACTGATAGCAGCCTTGTCCACCCCATCTCAGCAG GTTCAAGAGTCAGTGGCAAGCTGTTTACCACCTCTGGTGCCTGCAATTAAGGAAGATGCAGGAGGAATGATCCAGAAGCTGATGCAGTTGCTGTTGGAGTCTGATAAATATGCTGAGCGCAAAGGTGCAGCCTATGGTCTGGCAGGCCTGGTGAAAGGCCTGGGCATCCTCTCTCTCAAGCAGCAGGAGATGATGACCACGCTGACCGATGCCATCCAGGACAAGAAGAACTTCCGCCGGCGGGAGG ggGCTCTGTTTGCCTTCGAGATGCTCTGCAGCATGCTTGGGAAGCTGTTTGAGCCCTATGTGGTTCATGTGCTGCCTCAcctgctgctttgttttggagATGGGAACCAGTACGTGCGAGAG GCTGCAGATGACTGTGCCAAAGCTGTAATGAGCAATCTGAGTACTCATGGAGTGAAGCTGGTTTTGCCATCACTTCTTGCGGCACTAGAAGAGGAATCTTGGAGAACTAAAGCTG GCTCAGTGGAATTGCTGGGGGCTATGGCATACTGTGCTCCCAAACAGCTCTCCTCCTGTTTACCCAACATCGTGCCCAAACTCACTGAAGTGCTGACAGATTCCCATGTGAAGGTGCagaatgcagggcagcaggctCTTAGGCAGATTGGGTCTGTCATCAGGAATCCAGAGATCCTGG CAATTGCTCCAGTTCTGTTGGATGCTCTTACTGACCCCTCCAGGAAGACTCAGAAGTGTTTGCAGACTCTACTGGATACCAAATTTGTCCATTTCATTGATGCTCCATCCTTAGCCCTGATCATGCCAATTGTTCAGAGAGCTTTCCAGGATCGTTCCACAGACACCAGGAAAATGGCTGCCCAGATCATTGGGAACATGTACTCCCTGACTGACCAGAAG GATCTGGCTCCATACCTACCCAGTGTGACCCCTGGACTGAAGGCCTCTCTGTTGGATCCTGTACCTGAA GTGCGCACAGTGTCTGCAAAGGCCCTGGGGGCCATGGTGAAGGGTATGGGAGAGTCGTGCTTTGAGGATTTGTTGCCATGGCTGATGGAGACACTGACATatgagcagagctcagtggatcgctctggtgctgctcaag gtcTGGCTGAGGTTATGGCTGGTTTGGGGGTAGAAAAGCTGGAGAAACTTATGCCAGAGATTGTAGCAACTGCCAGTAAAGTGGATATTGCTCCACATGTACGAGATGGTTATATCATGATGTTCAACTACCTGCCAATTACCTTTGGAGACAAGTTCACTCCCTATGTTGGTCCCATCATTCCTTGTATCCTTAAG GCCCTGGCAGATGAGAACGAGTTTGTGCGGGACACGGCGCTGCGCGCGGGGCAGCGAATCATCAGCATGTACGCCGAGACTGCCATcgctctgctcctgccacagctcgAGGATGGGCTCTTTGATGACTTGTGGAGGATAAG GTTTAGCTCAGTTCAGCTCCTTGGAGATCTCCTATTCCATATCTCAGGAGTCACTGGAAAAATGACCACAGAAACTGCCTCAGAGGATGACAACTTTGGAACAGCCCAGTCAAACAAG GCTATCATTAATGCTCTGGGAGTGGAGAGGAGGAacagggtgctggcagggctgtacATGGGCCGCTCGGACACGCAGCTGGTGGTGCGCCAGGCTTCCTTACACGTCTGGAAAATTGTTGTCTCAAACACTCCTCGCACGCTGCGGGAAATCCTGCCAACACTCTTTGGGCTTCTGCTGAAATTCCTGGCCAGTACTTGTGCAGATAAACGAACG GTTGCAGCACGGACATTAGGAGACCTTGTCCGAAAGTTAGGGGAGAAGATCCTCCCTGAAATCATTCCTATCCTGGAAGATGGACTGAGATCAGACAAGAGTGATGAGAGGCAAGGAGTCTGCATTGGTTTGAGCGAGATCATGAAATCAACCAGCAGGGATGCG GTGCTGCTTTTCTCCGAGTCCCTGGTTCCTACAGTGAGAAAAGCACTGTGTGACCCTCTGGAAGAAGTTCGAGAGGCTGCAGCCAAAACATTTGAACAGCTGCACTCAACAATTGGCCATCAGGCTCTTGAAGACATCCTGCCCTTCTTGCTGAAGCAGCTG GATAATGAAGAGACAGCTGACTTTGCTGTGGATGGTCTTAAACAAGTTATGGCTGTCAAGAGCCGTGTGGTGCTGCCTTACTTGGTGCCAAAG ctgACTACT CCCCCAGTGAATACCCGTGTGCTGGCTTTCCTCTCCTCGGTGGCAGGGGATGCTCTGACACGGCATTTGAGTGTCATCCTGCCTGCCATGATGTCTGCACTCAAAGAAAAGCTGGGCACCAGTGAAGAGCAATTG GAGATGGCAAACTGCCAGTCTGTGATCCTATCTGTGGAAGATGATGTTGGACAAAGAATTATAACTGAAGATCTGCTAGAAGCTACCcgcagccctgagctgggcatgagacaggcagcagctgtcaTGCTGAACATCTACTGCTCCAAGACGAAAGCAGACTACACTGGGCATCCCAGGAGCTTGGTTTCAGGCTTGATTCGCCTGTTTAATGACACCAACCCCGTAGTTCTGAATGAAAGCTGGGATGCGCTTAATTCCATCACCAAG AAATTAGACGCTGGGAACCAGCTTGCTCTCATTGAGGACCTGCATAGGGATATCCGGATTGTAGGGAATGAGGCCAAGGGCGAACATGTGCCAGGATTCTGTATTCCTAAGAAG GGAGTGACTTCCATACTTGTAGTACTGCGGGAAGGTGTTTTAACTGGTAATCCAGAACAGAAGGAGGAGGCAGCAAAGGCCTTAGGGCTGGTTATAAAGTTGACTTCTGCTGAAGCTCTCAAACCATCTGTGGTGAGCATCACTGGGCCACTCATTCGAATCTTGGGAGATCGGTTCAGCTGGAATGTCAAGGTGGCTCTGCTTGAAACATTAAGCCTTCTTTTAGCTAAG GTGGAGATTGCTCTGAAACCGTTTTTGCCCCAGTTGCAAACAACGTTCACCAAAGCTCTGCAGGACTCAAACCGCGCTGTTCGCCTTAAAGCTGCCGATGCTCTTGGGAAGCTCATTGTCATCCATGTCAAAGTGGATCCTCTCTTCACAGAGCTCCTGAATGGAATTCGTTCCAGCGATGACTCTGCCATCAG GGATACAATGCTGCAAGCACTGCGGTTTGTCACACGAGGAGCTGGTGCTAAAGTGGATGCTGCAATTAGGAAGAATATtagcacagtgctgctggggatgctgggacATGATGAG GATGCCACCCGCATGGCCTCGGCCggctgcctggcagagctgtgcgCCTTTCTGTCCGAAGACGAGCTCAGCAACGTTCTCTACCAGCACTTACTGG cagatgTCTCTGGCATTGACTGGATGGTGAGGCATGGCCGGAGCCTGGCTCTCTCCGTGGCTGTGAACGTGGCTCCTGGCAAGCTGTGCTCCCCAAAATACTACAGCAGTGTCCAGGAGATGATCTTCAGCAATGCCACAGCTGACAGG ATCCCCATTGCAGTTAGTGGCATCAGAGGGATGGGCTTTCTCATGAAATACCACATGGAAGAGGGAGGCAACCTGCCTCCCAAACTTTCCAGCCTCTTTATTAAG TGTCTTCAGAACTCATCCAGTGACATAAAGTTAGTTGCAGAAAAGATGATTTGGTGGGCAAATAAAAGCCATCTTCCCCCATTGGATACTCAGACAATTAAACCAATTCTCAAAGCACTTCTGGAcaacacaaaagacaaaaacacCAGTGTAAGAGCCTACAGTGACCAGGCTATTGTCAACCTCCTGAAGATGAGAGCGGGTGAAGAAGTGCTTGAG
- the RPLP0 gene encoding 60S acidic ribosomal protein P0: MPREDRATWKSNYFMKIIQLLDDYPKCFIVGADNVGSKQMQQIRMSLRGKAVVLMGKNTMMRKAIRGHLENNPALEKLLPHIRGNVGFVFTKEDLTEIRDMLLANKVPAAARAGAIAPCDVTVPAQNTGLGPEKTSFFQALGITTKISRGTIEILSDVQLIKTGDKVGASEATLLNMLNISPFSFGLVIQQVFDNGSIYNPEVLDITEETLHKRFLEGVRNVASVCLQIGYPTIASVPHSIINGYKRVLAVAVETDYTFPLAEKVKAFLADPSAFVAAMPVVAETAAPAAAAAAAPAKEAAKEESEESDEDMGFGLFD, from the exons ATGCCCAGGGAAGACAGGGCTACGTGGAAGTCCAactattttatgaaaattatc CAACTCCTGGATGATTACCCAAAATGTTTCATTGTGGGAGCAGACAACGTGGGATCCAAGCAGATGCAGCAGATCCGGATGTCCCTGCGTGGAAAAGCTGTTGTGCTGATGGGGAAGAACACGATGATGCGCAAAGCTATTCGTGGTCATCTGGAGAATAATCCAGCTCTAGAAAA GCTGCTGCCTCACATCCGTGGGAATGTGGGCTTTGTCTTCACTAAGGAGGATCTGACTGAGATCCGGGACATGTTGCTGGCTAACAAG gtgccagctgctgcccGTGCCGGTGCCATCGCTCCTTGTGATGTGACTGTGCCAGCCCAGAACACAGGCCTCGGACCTGAGAAGACCTCCTTTTTCCAGGCCTTGGGCATCACCACAAAGATTTCCAGAGGAACCATTGAAATTCTG AGTGATGTGCAGCTTATCAAGACTGGAGACAAAGTGGGTGCCAGTGAAGCCACCCTGCTCAACATGCTGAACATCTCCCCGTTCTCCTTCGGGTTGGTGATCCAGCAGGTCTTTGATAATGGCAGCATTTACAACCCTGAAGTGCTGGACATCACCGAGGAGACCTTGCACAAACGCTTCCTGGAG GGTGTTCGGAATGTTGCCAGCGTCTGTCTGCAGATTGGGTACCCGACCATCGCGTCCGTGCCCCACTCCATCATCAATGGCTACAAACGTGTCCTGGCCGTGGCCGTGGAGACTGACTACACCTTCCCTCTGGCTGAAAAG GTGAAGGCCTTCCTGGCAGACCCCTCAGCTTTTGTGGCAGCTATGCCTGTGGTGGCTGAAACagctgcacctgctgctgccgctgctgctgctccagcgaAGGAGGCAGCGAAGGAGGAGTCGGAGGAGTCTGACGAGGACATGGGATTTGGTCTTTTTGACTAA